Proteins from a genomic interval of Clostridium sp. AN503:
- a CDS encoding DctP family TRAP transporter solute-binding subunit, translated as MKKRVLGVSMAVMVAAQMLAGCGMDSAKTQAPAASDAAGTTAAAQGPAAGEAGVDTSNAELVIKLSNGSNESAPTVQAAINVFKPMVEEKTNGRVKVEVYYGAQIGDDTKATEACRAGELEMVNTSTAPLVGLVPELAIFDIPFLFNGPAEADAVIDGEIGQLLTQKLDEKGLVNLAWNENGFRDLTNSKHTVTKPDDLKGLKIRTMENQFHIEAWEDMGASPTPMSWSEVFTALQQGTIDGQENPIPNFYSARIQEVNKFITCTNHIYSPQLMLYSKAMFEELDPEIQKVLREAGEAYTIAERELNRQQVEELKKALIDEGCEVTELTDEQKQVFRDKTASVWDGVEKKVGAEIIATLKSELEAIR; from the coding sequence ATGAAAAAAAGAGTATTGGGAGTTTCAATGGCAGTGATGGTGGCAGCTCAGATGTTGGCGGGCTGTGGAATGGACAGCGCAAAGACGCAGGCTCCGGCTGCTTCTGATGCGGCAGGCACGACCGCGGCGGCACAGGGACCGGCGGCTGGCGAGGCGGGGGTTGACACTTCAAATGCAGAACTGGTGATCAAGCTGTCCAACGGTTCGAATGAGAGCGCGCCTACAGTACAGGCAGCGATCAATGTATTTAAGCCTATGGTGGAGGAAAAAACCAATGGACGGGTAAAGGTCGAGGTATATTACGGCGCACAGATCGGCGATGATACCAAGGCGACGGAGGCATGCCGTGCAGGGGAGCTTGAGATGGTAAACACCTCTACTGCGCCGCTTGTGGGCCTGGTGCCGGAGCTGGCAATATTTGATATCCCGTTTCTGTTTAACGGACCTGCAGAGGCGGATGCGGTCATTGACGGGGAGATCGGACAGCTGCTGACGCAGAAACTGGATGAAAAGGGCCTGGTGAATCTTGCATGGAACGAAAATGGATTCAGGGATCTGACAAACTCAAAGCATACCGTGACAAAGCCGGATGATCTGAAGGGGCTCAAGATCCGAACCATGGAGAATCAGTTTCATATTGAGGCGTGGGAGGATATGGGGGCAAGCCCGACACCGATGAGCTGGTCAGAGGTATTTACCGCTTTGCAGCAGGGGACGATAGACGGCCAGGAAAACCCGATCCCGAATTTTTACTCTGCGCGGATCCAGGAAGTCAATAAGTTTATCACCTGCACCAACCATATCTATTCCCCGCAGCTGATGCTCTATTCTAAAGCGATGTTTGAGGAGCTTGACCCGGAGATCCAGAAGGTGCTGCGCGAAGCTGGTGAGGCATATACCATTGCGGAACGGGAGCTGAACCGCCAGCAGGTAGAGGAGCTTAAGAAAGCGCTGATAGACGAGGGGTGCGAAGTGACGGAGCTGACGGATGAGCAGAAGCAGGTGTTCCGTGACAAGACGGCCTCTGTGTGGGACGGTGTTGAGAAAAAAGTGGGCGCTGAGATCATTGCAACTTTAAAATCAGAGCTGGAAGCGATCAGATAG
- a CDS encoding aldolase/citrate lyase family protein, whose translation MNANLLQEFRKKINSGQPVFGPFMKTCDPAFVEAAGWAGMDFAILDMEHGPVSIESMQNNIRGAQVAGILPVVRVPAITEEAIGKALDIGAAAVEIPQITNASQAREAVKIAKFYPAGERGVCRFVRAARYSTMSGQDYFTDANDTLVIAQLEGTEAIANMKEILAVEGIDIVFIGPYDLSQSLGIPGQTTHPRVVEAMKEMIAAAKENGVVIGTFTDSEETMKMWIDAGVQYISYSVDVGIFADSCRKLTDVFRGYVNR comes from the coding sequence ATGAATGCAAATCTGCTTCAGGAATTTAGAAAAAAGATAAATTCAGGCCAGCCGGTATTTGGTCCTTTCATGAAGACCTGTGACCCTGCATTTGTTGAGGCAGCGGGCTGGGCCGGAATGGATTTTGCGATCCTGGATATGGAGCATGGGCCGGTCAGCATAGAAAGTATGCAAAACAATATCCGGGGCGCGCAGGTGGCGGGAATCCTGCCGGTGGTCAGGGTACCGGCTATCACGGAGGAGGCGATTGGAAAAGCACTTGACATTGGAGCGGCAGCAGTGGAGATCCCGCAGATCACAAATGCATCCCAGGCCCGTGAAGCCGTAAAGATCGCAAAATTTTACCCGGCAGGGGAGAGGGGCGTGTGCAGGTTTGTGCGCGCTGCCAGATATTCTACCATGTCCGGCCAGGATTATTTTACCGATGCCAATGATACGCTCGTTATTGCGCAGTTAGAAGGGACGGAGGCTATCGCAAACATGAAAGAGATCCTTGCGGTGGAAGGGATTGATATTGTGTTCATAGGACCTTATGACCTGTCCCAAAGCCTGGGGATCCCAGGGCAGACCACCCACCCGAGAGTTGTGGAGGCCATGAAGGAGATGATTGCGGCAGCAAAGGAAAACGGTGTGGTAATTGGCACGTTTACCGATTCGGAGGAGACGATGAAGATGTGGATTGACGCGGGTGTCCAGTATATTTCCTATTCTGTGGATGT